The Mugil cephalus isolate CIBA_MC_2020 chromosome 19, CIBA_Mcephalus_1.1, whole genome shotgun sequence genome has a window encoding:
- the rpl7a gene encoding 60S ribosomal protein L7a, with amino-acid sequence MGKRQPKGKKAKGKKVAPAPSVAKKHEAKKVVNPLFEKRPKNFGIGQDIQPKRDLTRFVKWPRYIRLQRQRSILYKRLKVPPAINQFTQALDRQTATQLFKLAHKYRPETKQEKKQRLLARAEQKAAKMGDAPTKRPPVLRAGVNTVTSLVESKKAQLVVIAHDVDPIELVVFLPALCRKMGVPYCIVKGKARLGRLVHRKTCTSVAFTQINPEDKGALAKLVEAIKTNYNDRYEEIRRHWGGGIMGPKSTARITKLEKAKAKELATKLG; translated from the exons ATGGGCAAGA gacagcCTAAGGGAAAGAAGGCTAAGGGGAAGAAGGTGGCACCTGCCCCTTCTGTGGCCAAGAAACATGAGGCCAAGAAAGTCGTGAACCCCCTGTTCGAGAAGAGGCCAAAGAACTTTGGCATCG GCCAGGATATTCAGCCTAAGCGTGATTTGACACGCTTTGTGAAATGGCCCCGTTACATCCGCCTGCAAAGGCAGCGCTCCATCCTGTACAAGCGTCTGAAGGTTCCCCCTGCAATCAACCAGTTCACCCAGGCTCTGGACCGCCAGACCG CCACACAGCTGTTCAAGCTGGCCCACAAGTACAGGCCAGAGACCaagcaggagaagaagcagaggcTGCTGGCTCGCGCTGAGCAGAAGGCTGCTAAGATGGGAGATGCCCCTACAAAGAGGCCTCCCGTCCTCCGTGCAG gtgtgaacactgtCACCTCTCTGGTGGAGAGCAAGAAGGCCCAGCTGGTGGTCATCGCCCACGATGTGGATCCAATTGAG CTCGTCGTCTTCCTCCCTGCTCTGTGCCGTAAGATGGGTGTCCCATACTGCATTGTCAAGGGCAAGGCAAGGCTGGGCAGACTGGTGCACAGGAAGACGTGCACTTCAGTTGCCTTCACACAGATTAACCC TGAGGATAAAGGTGCACTTGCCAAGCTCGTGGAAGCCATCAAGACCAACTACAATGACAGATATGAAGAG ATTCGTCGTCACTGGGGAGGTGGTATCATGGGCCCCAAATCCACAGCCCGCATCACTAAGCTGGAGAAGGCAAAGGCCAAGGAACTGGCAACCAAGCTTGGTTAA
- the LOC124996642 gene encoding surfeit locus protein 1, producing the protein MASLKSLISYASRVFPTLQKQPHVICIKRTLILSRLPIFKRADGKSINAGRQFISTAAKEEKGEDSFLKWFLLLIPATTFGLGTWQVKRRQWKMALINDLAQLTNAEPIPLPLDPLEVNQLEYRRVKVRGRYDHSQELYILPRSPVDPEKEAREAGRLSSSGETGANVITPFHCTDLGITILVNRGYVPKQKIRPESRMKGQVEHEVDLVGVVRLTETRKPFVPNNDVERNRWHYRDLEAMSQVTGAEPIFIDADFKSTIPGGPIGGQTRVTLRNEHMQYIITWYGLCAATSYMWYAKFIKKML; encoded by the exons ATGGCTTCCCTGAAATCGCTGATATCCTACGCCAGCAGAGTGTTTCCGACCCTGCAAAAACAG CCTCATGTCATTTGCATCAAGAGGACTTTAATCCTGTCCAGACTACCGATCTTCAAACGTGCAGACG GCAAGTCCATCAATGCTGGGCGACAGTTTATCTCCACAGCAgcgaaagaagaaaaaggagaggacTCCTTCCTCAAGTGGTTCCTGCTGCTCATCCCTGCCACCACCTTTGGCCTGGGCACATGGCAG GTCAAAAGGCGCCAGTGGAAAATGGCTCTGATCAACGACCTGGCGCAACTCACCAACGCAGAACccattcctcttcctcttga TCCTCTTGAGGTGAATCAGCTGGAGTACAGAAGGGTGAAGGTGCGTGGACGGTACGACCACTCCCAGGAGCTCTACATCTTGCCCCGGTCCCCAGTCGACCCAGAGAAAGAGGCCAGAGAGGCCGGGAGGCTGAGCTCGAGCGGGGAGACCGGCGCTAACGTCATCACCCCGTTCCACTGCACCGACCTCGG CATCACGATCCTGGTGAACAGAGGGTACGTGCCGAAGCAGAAGATACGACCAGAGAGCAGGATGAAGGGGCAG GTGGAGCATGAGGTGGACTTGGTTGGAGTGGTCAGGCTGACAGAGACTCGTAAACCCTTCGTACCAAACAATGACGTGGAGAGAAACCGCTGGCATTACCGCGACCTGGAGGCCATGTCCCAAGTCACCGGAGCAGAACCCATCTTCATCGATGCCGACTTCA AGAGCACCATTCCAGGTGGACCAATAGGTGGACAGACCAGAGTCACGCTGAGGAATGAGCACATGCAGTACATCATAACCTG GTATGGTTTGTGTGCAGCTACATCCTACATGTGGTACGCCAAGTTCATCAAGAAGATGTTGTGA
- the surf6 gene encoding surfeit locus protein 6 — MDLASKDSYIQKLASRVISHRDQEPKKRPFVPFKGKSDAGPPKKKKKSKKKHVKDEGSDSKAPNSKQKPSPSPATQKNPATVKPDKSKTENVNGSTTQKPKGGTVDASFSTVDVLRKRLHEKIEASRGQGAPKNSFSEAVQAKRAKRKLERERKKRKRKEFLMKKKAEQSGEEPEIKQEEQQPAPVPSKRIATAIVYNKVETVEEGYIDKMQRKKMKKQSTKGQLTPLTGKNYKQLLKRVEARKEKLEELRQKDETKAKEMETKIKWTNMLYKAEGLKIKDDENMLRTSLKKKEKSHAQKKKRWDARNENVVGKMQQRQDKRRRNIQKRNKVKIEKKKDRARKKGRVLPEDLKKAAV; from the exons ATGGATCTCGCCTCAAAGGACTCGTACATTCAAAAACTTGCAAGTAGAGTCATTTCTCATCGAGACCAGGAGCCAAAGAAGAGACCATTTG TTCCCTTCAAGGGCAAAAGCGACGCTGGTCctccaaagaaaaagaaaaaatctaaaaagaagCACGTTAAAGATGAAGGCAGCGACAGCAAAGCTCCTAATTCCAAACAGAAGCCTTCACCCTCTCCAGCGACTCAGAAAAACCCAGCAACTGTAAAACCAGACAAGTCCAAAACTGAGAATGTAAATGGCTCTACAACACAGAAGCCTAAAG GAGGAACTGTAGATGCCAGCTTCTCAACAGTGGATGTATTACGCAAGAGGCTACATGAAAAGATCGAAGCATCCAGAGGACAG ggggCTCCAAAGAATTCATTTTCAGAGGCAGTCCAAGCGAAGCGAGCAAAGCGAAAGCTCGAGCGGGAGCgcaagaaaaggaagagaaaagaattTCTGATGAAGAAAAAGGCCGAACAAAGTGGCGAAGAACCAgagataaaacaggaagaacaacaGCCCGCCCCTGTTCCCAGCAAAAGAATTGCAACCGCTATTGTGTACAACAAGGTGGAGACGGTGGAAGAGGGATACATTGacaaaatgcagagaaagaagatgaagaaacagAGTACGAAAGGCCAGTTAACGCCACTGACGGGGAAGAACTATAAGCAGCTGCTCAAACGTGTGGAGGCTCGCAAAGAGAAGCTGGAAGAGCTGAGACAGAAAGACGAGACGAAGGCAAAGGAGATGGAAACCAAGATTAAATGGACAAACATGCTTTATAAGGCAGAGGGCCTCAAAATCAAAGACGATGAGAACATGCTGCGCACCTCgttgaagaagaaggagaagagccacgctcagaagaagaagagatgggaCGCACGCAACGAGAACGTCGTCGGGAAGATGCAGCAACGGCAAGACAAGAGGCGAAGGAACATCCAGAAACGAAATAAAGTCAagatagagaagaagaaggacaggGCGCGGAAGAAGGGCAGAGTGCTGCCTGAGGACTTGAAAAAGGCTGCAGTTTAG